One window of the Candidatus Methylomirabilis sp. genome contains the following:
- the gap gene encoding type I glyceraldehyde-3-phosphate dehydrogenase, translating to MAGIAINGFGRIGRLAFRAAWEQKPGLDLVAINDPAGANTDALLLEFDSNYGPFPAKVESDEGSMRVDGKRISVFRERDWTKLRWSDVGADIVLECSGRGTKRQEAEKHLAGGARRVLISAPAKDEDLTIVLGVNQERYDPALHQIISNGSCTTNGLAPVAKVLLDAFGIQWGFMSTVHSYTNSQSIHDRGAEDVRESRAAALNIIPTDTGAARALVKVIPELAGRFNGMAFRVPTPTVSVIDLVAEVDRDVTIDAVNAAFREAAKGSLRGILDVCDRPLVSMDFKGNPHSSIVDALMTLVLKDRIVKVVAWYDNEWGYSCRMADLAAYVASQDLKRDQQRLWGVKKDAKSS from the coding sequence ATGGCGGGGATCGCCATCAACGGATTCGGGCGAATCGGTCGGCTGGCGTTTCGGGCCGCGTGGGAGCAAAAGCCGGGTCTCGATCTGGTGGCCATCAACGATCCGGCCGGCGCGAACACCGATGCGCTGTTGCTGGAATTCGACTCCAACTACGGTCCCTTCCCCGCAAAGGTAGAGAGCGACGAGGGCAGCATGCGGGTGGATGGGAAGCGAATTTCGGTCTTCCGGGAGCGCGATTGGACCAAACTTCGCTGGTCGGACGTAGGGGCCGACATCGTGTTGGAGTGCAGCGGGCGGGGAACAAAGCGTCAGGAAGCCGAAAAACACTTGGCAGGAGGGGCGAGGCGGGTACTGATTTCAGCTCCCGCAAAGGATGAGGACCTCACCATTGTTCTCGGTGTCAACCAGGAGCGATACGATCCGGCCCTTCACCAGATTATCTCCAACGGGTCGTGCACGACAAATGGCCTCGCGCCGGTGGCGAAGGTGCTCCTTGACGCATTCGGGATCCAATGGGGGTTTATGAGCACAGTGCACAGCTACACGAATTCGCAATCTATTCACGATCGTGGAGCGGAAGACGTTCGAGAGTCAAGGGCCGCGGCCCTCAATATCATCCCGACCGACACCGGGGCTGCGCGGGCCCTTGTGAAGGTGATTCCCGAGCTTGCCGGCCGCTTCAACGGGATGGCGTTTCGGGTCCCAACACCCACGGTCTCTGTGATTGACCTTGTTGCGGAGGTTGATCGCGACGTGACGATCGATGCGGTGAATGCTGCCTTTCGGGAAGCAGCCAAAGGGTCTCTTCGTGGGATCCTCGATGTCTGTGACCGGCCGTTGGTCTCGATGGACTTCAAGGGGAATCCCCATTCTTCCATCGTGGACGCTCTTATGACGCTGGTCTTGAAGGACCGGATTGTGAAGGTAGTGGCCTGGTATGACAACGAGTGGGGGTATTCATGTCGGATGGCCGACCTCGCCGCCTACGTGGCCTCTCAAGACCTCAAACGTGATCAGCAGCGGCTCTGGGGCGTTAAGAAAGACGCAAAATCATCATAG